A window of Halogeometricum sp. S1BR25-6 genomic DNA:
TGCACACCTACGAACTGTCCATCCCCATCTTCGTCTCCATCTGGCTGACGGAGTTCGACGTGGTGAACCTCGGCCTCACGCAGGTCGAGGTGACGGCGGCGACGCTCGGTATCGTCGTGACGGCCGGCTACGGACTGTTCGGCGTCGGCGCCCTCCCCGGCGGCGTCCTCGTCGACCGCATCGGCTCGCGGCGGCTCATCTCGCTGTGTCTGTTCGGCATGGCCGGGTCGTTCGTCCTCCTGGGCCTCTCTCCGAACCTCGTGGTCGTCACCCTCGCCCTGCTCTGCTGGGGCGCGGCCGCCAGCGTCTACCACCCCGCCGGCCTCGCCCTCATCTCGAAGGGCGTCGACGAACGCGGCACCGGCTTCGCCTACCACGGCATCGCCGGCAACGTCGGCATCGGCCTCGGTCCGCTTCTCACCGCCGTCCTCCTCATGTTCCTCGACTGGACGACGGTTGCGATGCTGCTCGCCCTTCCCGCTCTCGCGGCCGGCGCCTACGCCCTGCGCGCGCGGTTCGACGAGAGCGCCGCCGTCGACGCGGGCGCCGGTGGGTCCTCGAAGGCCGACGCCGGCGTCGACTCCCTCGGGGAGTTCCTCGCGGAGTCCAAGCGGATGGTCGCGGGCGGCTTCGTCGTCGTCTTCCTCGTCGTCATGTGCTCGGGGCTGTACTATCGCGGCGTCCTCACCTTCCTCCCGGACCTGCTGTCGGGGCTGGGAACCTTCGAACCGGTCCCGTTGGCGTCGCTGCTGCCGGCGGGCCTCGCGAGTGCGCTGGGCGTCACCGCCGACTCCGGACAGACGCTCCAACCCGAGCGCTACTTCTACTCGGGGCTGCTGATGGTCGGCGTCCTCGGGCAGTACGCCGGCGGGAAACTCACCGACCGTCTGCCCGTCGAGTGGGGCCTCGTCGGCTCCTTCGGCGCCCTCGCCGTCCTCGCTGTCCTCTTCCTGCCCGTCGTGAGCGCCGGCCTCGTCCCTCTCCTCGCGTTCGGCGCCGTGCTCGGCTTCTTCCTGTTCGTCATCCAGCCGTTCTACCAGGCCACCGTCGCCGAGTACACGCCCGCCGGCACGCGCGGCCTCTCCTACGGCTACACCTACCTCGGCGTGTTCGGCGTCGGCGCCCTCGGCGGCGCCCTCGCCGGCGCCATCCTAACGTACGCGACGCCGACGGCGCTGTTTGTCACGCTGGCCGGCATCGCCGTCGCCGGCGCGAGCTTCGGCGTCTACCTCGCGCGGCGGGGCGGGAACTCAGCGGGGGCGGAGGTCGCCTCGGACTGAGCGCTCGGCGCTCGATAGCGTCGAACTCGGACGAACCCGATTCGGAAAAGAAACCGCGACTACCCGAGAATCTTGAAGTACAGCCAGCGCCACCCGACGAGGGCGACGAGGCCGGCGACGATGATGACGACGGCGAACACCAGTTCGACGCCGCCCTCGAATATCGCCGTCCACCGCAGGATGAGGCCGACGAGCGCCGCCGGAATCCACCCGCGAATCGCCAGCGCGATGGCCGATTTCGCCGTCTCCGCCGCGCCCGCCGAGTACGCGCCGATGAGCGTCCCGCAGACGGCCCAGCCGAGGAGGAACGGGACCATCGTCAGAATCCACCCCGCGGGGTTCGTCGAGAGGTACTCCACGCCGTTGTGGTTCACCACGCCGTAGGTCAACACGAGCGCCAACGCGACGAAGTCCCCCACCGCGAGGGGCAACGCGTCCGAGTCAACCCGTTCGTCGAGGAACGAACTGTTCGAGGTTCCCATGTCCGTTGGATTCGGACCGTCCTACATGACTCTCCCGTTTCGGTGTCGGTTCGCGCGAGCGAGGGGTTCGCGGCGCGGCCGCTCCTGTCAGCGGGGTAAGTATTACGGCGCCCGTCTCCGTACGGTCGGGTATGAACGTTCCGCGAAACGTCGGCGGGTGGGACCGCATCGCTAGGGGCGTGCTGGGAATCTGGCTGTCGGTCGTCGCCGTCGCCGCCTCCCTCGACGAGAAGCCGACGACCGCGACCATCGCCGCCGTCGCGGGCGCCGGTCTGCTCCAGAACGCCGCGACGGGCTTTTGCGGCTGTAACGCCCTGTTCGGCATCGACACGACGCGCGACGGCGAGTAGCGCTACGCGTCCATCGTTTCTGCGCGCCCGACGACGACGTACTCGAACCCCTCCGAGACGATTCTCGCGTCCAGTCCGACCCGCTCCAGCAGGGCGCACAGTTCCGCCGGCGTCCAGAACTCGGAGTCGAAGCCGACGGCGCGTTCGGCGAGGACGAGGCCGCGCCCCCGGAGCGTCCGCGGGCCGAACTCCTGCACGACGACGACCCCGCCGGGGGCGACGACGCGGGCCGCCTCCCGCAGACTCCGTTCGGGGTCCGGGAGGTGGTGGAGGGCGTCCACCACGACGACGGCGTCGACACCGCCGTCGCGGAACGGCAGCGACCCGGCGTCCGCGCGGACGACCGGGTGGCCATCGGCCCGCGCCCGCGCCAGCATCCCCCGCGAGAAGTCGACAACCACGGGGTCGAACCCGCCGCGATCCAGCGCTCGCGACGCGCGACCGGTGCCGCCAGCCACGTCCAGCACGCGCGCGACGTCCCGCCGGGCGAACGCGAGGCCGGCGCGCAGAGCGTCGGCGTCCGCGGAGGGCATCAGACGGTCGTAGAGCGAGGCGACGCGGTCGAAAAAGCGCACGTCGCCCCGGCCGTGGAGGCTCGCCATACCGACACCTGCGGTTCGGAGGTGAATAAGAGTCACCGACGCACTCAACCCCGCGGCCCCCCTCGTTCACCCATGGAGTTCGTCGTCCTCGGATGGGCGGACGACGAACCGACGCTCCGTCTGGACTACCGTCGGTTCGCCTACGCCGGGAAGTTCGTCATGTCGAACACGGGGAAGGCCGTCGTCGTCGACCGGTGGGACCCGATGGCCGCCCCCTCCGACGAGTACGACTCGGCGGTGGCCGCCGCGGCGGCGTTCAACGAGGACCGGACGGACGAGTCGACGCTGTGGATTCGCTACGTCACCGTCCGCTCGGACCGCAAGCGGCGGGGACTGGGACCGCGGCTCTGCGCGTTCGTCACCGACGCGGGCCGCGGCGCGGGCTACGAGCGGATTCGAATCGCCGTCAACAACCCGTTCGCCTACGAGGCGCTTCACAAGGCCGGGTTCGCGTGGACCGGCGAGACGTCCGGACTCGCCGAACTCGTGCTCGAACGGCCGGCCGACGCGCCCGCGGCGCGTCTGCGGGAGACGTACCAGGCGGGGTTGGACAGCTATCGAGAGAGGGACCTCACCGACCCCGAGACGGCCTTCCTCGCCGCGCGGGAGGGGTCGGACCCGCCAGCCCTCCTCGACGGCGTCGGAGACGACACGGCAGACGCGGGACGTTAAAGCGCCCCGCGACCCAAGCGAGCGGTAATGGGCAACGCAGACCTGCGGACCTTGGCGTCCCTCTCCGACGTGTCGTTCGACGACGTGGCCGGGAGCGTCGTCGCCGTTGACGCGCACAACTGGCTGTACCGGTATCTGACGACGACGGTCAAGTTCACCCCCGACGACGTCTACACCACCGCCGACGGCGAGGAGGTGGCGAACCTCGTCGGCATCGTGCAGGGGCTTCCCAAGTTCTTCGAGCACGACCTCGTTCCGATATTCGTCTTCGACGGCGGCGTTACGGAGTTGAAGGACGCCGAGGTGTCCGAGCGCCGCGCGCGACGCGAGAAGGCCGAGGAGCTGAAACGCGAGGCCGAGGAGCGCGGCGACGCCCTCGCCGCCTCGCGGTTGGAGGCGCGAACGCAGCGCCTGACCGAAACGATTCAGACGACGAGCCGCGAACTGCTCGAACTGCTGGACGTGCCCGTCGTCGAGGCGCCCGCGGAGGGGGAGGCGCAGGCGTCGCACATGGCCAAGCGGGGCGACGCCGACTACGTCGGCAGCGAGGACTACGACACCCTGCTGTTCGGCGCGCCGTACACGCTCAGACAACTCACCTCGAAGGGCGACCCCGAGTTGATGGACCTCGACGCGACGCTCTCGGACCTCGACGTGACTCACGAACAACTCGTCGACATCGCCATCCTCTGCGGCACCGACTTCAACGACGGTCTCTCCGGCGTCGGTCCGAAGACGGCGCTGAAGGAGGTGAAGGCGCACGGCGACCTGTGGGCCGTCCTCGACGCGCGCGACGCGTACATCGACAACGCGGACCGGGTACGCGAACTGTTCTTCGACCCGCCCGTCACCGACGACTACGCGTTCGACACGGACGTCTCGCCGGACGTCGAGGCGGCCCGCGCCTTCGTCACCGAGGAGTGGGGAATCCCCGCCGAGAAGGTCGAACGCGGGTTCGAGCGCATCGAGGAGTCCGTCGTCCAGACCGGACTCGACCAGTGGACCTGACCGGCCGACGGTGCGGACCGCGGGACCGCGCCTCCGTACCACTCGCCGACCGAGTCGTCGCTGAAGTGCGCCTTTGAGTCACCGATACAGGTAACACCCCCGACACCGTCAGAACTGACAATGAGACGACGTTCGCTCCTCGTCGGGGTCGCCACCGCGTTGTCGGGGTGCGCCGCCGCGCGGGACGCCGCGGACCGCATCCCCTTCACCGGCGCCTCCTCGACGAACGAGTCGACGGTCGTCGAGGCGGACGAGGGCGCACTCGGTGTGGATGGAACGGCCGAAGGCGGGTCCGGACGTGCCCGCGCCGACCTCCCCCCGCCGAGCGTGGGAACCGTCTCGCAGTTCGACCCCGCGGACGTCTTCGAGCGCGTATCGGTCGGCGCGGCGGAACAGTACCACCACCGCGTCGTCGTCTGGAACGCCGCCCCCGAGGAGCGGGAACTGACGGTCCGCCTCAGCGACGCCGACGACGACCGGACCGTCCTCGACGTCGAGACGGACTTTCCGGCGTACCAGGCGTTCGAGGTGCGCCTGTTCGACCCGGCCGACTACGTCCTCGCCGTCGCGGCCGACGGGGAGGGGGGGCGTCGCCTCGGCGTCCCGCGGTCGTTTATCGACTGCGACGGGTCGGAGACGGTCGTCGCGGTCCGACCGGGCGGCGGCGTCGACGCCGCGGTGCGGTCGACGACGGTGCTGTGCGACTTCGGCGGGTAAGGAGTAAAAGGAGAGTCCGAGGTCCGACTCAGGCGCACGCCTCGACGGCCTCGCAGAACAGCGACGCGCCGAGTTCGATTTCGCGTTCGGTCACGTCCAACGGCGGCAGGATTCGAATCACGTCGTAGCCGCAGGCGAGGGTGAGAAGGCCCTTCTGGAGGCAGGCCTCCTGGACGTCGTTCCGACGCTCTTTCGAGTCGAACTGGACCGCGAGCAGTAGCCCCTTGCCGCGCACGTCGGTGACGGGTGCGAGGTCGGCGTCGCGCACGAACTCCTGGAACTGACGGCCGCGTTCGACGGCGTTGGCCATCAGGTCGTAGTCGCGAATCGCGTCGATAGTGAGCGCTCCCTGCAGCGAGGAGATGATGTCGCCGGCGCCCCACGTCGAGGAGATGCGCGCCTTCTCCTCGGGGAACACGTCCCGGCGGGAGACGGTCGCCCCCACCCGAAGCGCCTTCGCGGAGGAGATGACGTCGGGTTCGATGGCGTAGTGGTCCGACCCCCACATCTTCCCCGTCCGACCCACGCCCGTCTGAATCTCGTCGGCGACGAGCGTGATGTCGTGCTCCGAACAGAGCGCCGCCACCTCGTCCATGAACGCCTCCGAGGGGATGCGGTAGCCCCCCTCGCCCTGAATCGGTTCGAGGACGACGAACGCCACGTCGTCGGA
This region includes:
- a CDS encoding MFS transporter, whose amino-acid sequence is MLAHGMVHTYELSIPIFVSIWLTEFDVVNLGLTQVEVTAATLGIVVTAGYGLFGVGALPGGVLVDRIGSRRLISLCLFGMAGSFVLLGLSPNLVVVTLALLCWGAAASVYHPAGLALISKGVDERGTGFAYHGIAGNVGIGLGPLLTAVLLMFLDWTTVAMLLALPALAAGAYALRARFDESAAVDAGAGGSSKADAGVDSLGEFLAESKRMVAGGFVVVFLVVMCSGLYYRGVLTFLPDLLSGLGTFEPVPLASLLPAGLASALGVTADSGQTLQPERYFYSGLLMVGVLGQYAGGKLTDRLPVEWGLVGSFGALAVLAVLFLPVVSAGLVPLLAFGAVLGFFLFVIQPFYQATVAEYTPAGTRGLSYGYTYLGVFGVGALGGALAGAILTYATPTALFVTLAGIAVAGASFGVYLARRGGNSAGAEVASD
- a CDS encoding DUF3054 domain-containing protein, with protein sequence MGTSNSSFLDERVDSDALPLAVGDFVALALVLTYGVVNHNGVEYLSTNPAGWILTMVPFLLGWAVCGTLIGAYSAGAAETAKSAIALAIRGWIPAALVGLILRWTAIFEGGVELVFAVVIIVAGLVALVGWRWLYFKILG
- a CDS encoding YgaP family membrane protein gives rise to the protein MNVPRNVGGWDRIARGVLGIWLSVVAVAASLDEKPTTATIAAVAGAGLLQNAATGFCGCNALFGIDTTRDGE
- a CDS encoding class I SAM-dependent methyltransferase, whose product is MASLHGRGDVRFFDRVASLYDRLMPSADADALRAGLAFARRDVARVLDVAGGTGRASRALDRGGFDPVVVDFSRGMLARARADGHPVVRADAGSLPFRDGGVDAVVVVDALHHLPDPERSLREAARVVAPGGVVVVQEFGPRTLRGRGLVLAERAVGFDSEFWTPAELCALLERVGLDARIVSEGFEYVVVGRAETMDA
- a CDS encoding GNAT family N-acetyltransferase, which translates into the protein MEFVVLGWADDEPTLRLDYRRFAYAGKFVMSNTGKAVVVDRWDPMAAPSDEYDSAVAAAAAFNEDRTDESTLWIRYVTVRSDRKRRGLGPRLCAFVTDAGRGAGYERIRIAVNNPFAYEALHKAGFAWTGETSGLAELVLERPADAPAARLRETYQAGLDSYRERDLTDPETAFLAAREGSDPPALLDGVGDDTADAGR
- the fen gene encoding flap endonuclease-1, translated to MGNADLRTLASLSDVSFDDVAGSVVAVDAHNWLYRYLTTTVKFTPDDVYTTADGEEVANLVGIVQGLPKFFEHDLVPIFVFDGGVTELKDAEVSERRARREKAEELKREAEERGDALAASRLEARTQRLTETIQTTSRELLELLDVPVVEAPAEGEAQASHMAKRGDADYVGSEDYDTLLFGAPYTLRQLTSKGDPELMDLDATLSDLDVTHEQLVDIAILCGTDFNDGLSGVGPKTALKEVKAHGDLWAVLDARDAYIDNADRVRELFFDPPVTDDYAFDTDVSPDVEAARAFVTEEWGIPAEKVERGFERIEESVVQTGLDQWT